The segment GAGCTCATCCAGCGCCTCGCGGAGGATATTCCCAAGCGCTTTGAGGAGTACGTCCTGGGCTACACATACTCCCTCCCCAAGCTGTCCCTCCAGGCTATTGTGATGGTCTTCGCGTTTTATGGTATCCTCGTGAACACCGAGACAATAAGGGAGGAAGTTCATGCCCTCCTTCCACAGGACAACAGGGAGCTGGCCATTAAACTCCTGAACAGTGCCGGAAGGACCCTTCACGGCCTCCTTCGCGGATGGCTCGCTCTGAGCATACTCAAGGGTGTTGCCATCGCAGTGGGCTTCTACCTCTTTGCCATAGCCGACGCCGGCGGTGCAATAGCGGCCGGCATATTCACGATAATCTTTGAGCTTCTCCCCGTCCTCGGGGGATGGATAGTCTGGCTGGCCGGGGCGGCCTATCTGTTCGGCACCGGAGAGACTGCCGCGGCGGTCGTCTTTGCCCTCTACGGGGCGGTTTTCGTCTCCCCGATGCCGGACTACATCCTCAGGTCTCGCCTGGGCGAGAGGGAAACCGGGGTAAACGCGCTGATAAGCCTCGTTGGAATCTTCGGGGGTTACATAGCCTTCGGCTTCGTTGGCCTGATAATCGGCCCCGTTGCCCTGTCCCTCCTCGGAACCCTGGTTGAGGAATGGAAGAAGACGAAAGAAGCGGCCTCTACATCCGGAACTTCCTCATGAACGCTGCCGTCCGAACGGCATCGAGTGTTTCCCTGACGTCGTGTGTCCTGATTATGTTCGCTCCGTTGAAGACGGCCACTGCCGTGGCGGCAAGACTCCCCGGGAGCCTCTCCGCGGGGTCTTTTCTGCCAGTTATTGCCCCGATGAACGACTTTCTGGAGACCCCTATGAGGATTGGCCGTCCGAAGATTTTGAGCATGTTGAGGTTCGCCAGAACCTTTGAGTCCCACTCGTACCAGGGGGGCCACTCCGGGCGGAGAAAGCCTATGGCCGGATCCACCGCCACGTCCTCTATACCGTGTCTCTGGGCTACAACGAGGCTCTCTCTGAGAAGGTCTATCACGGTGTGAATCGGGTCGCTGAGGTTCCTCACCTTCCCATGGGCGCAGACTATCACCGGGGCACCGTGCTCGCCGGCCACTTCCGCCATCTTCGGGTCGCCCTTCAGACCGGTGACGTCGTTTATCACATCCGCCCCCGCCTTCAGGGCCTCCTCCGCGACCCTCGCACTCGTCGTGTCTATGCTTATTGGCACGTCCACGTGGTCGCGAATGGCCTTAACCGCCCATACTGCCCGCCTTACCTCCTCCTCGACCGGAATCTGGGTCTCGAGGTAGGGGGCGGTCGATTTGGCACCGATGTCGATGAAGGTAGCCCCATCCTCAACCATCTTCACCGCGGTCTCGATGAGCCTGTCCTCGTCGTCCCTGACGCTCCCCTTGTAGAAGCTCTCAGGGGAGACATTGATGACGCCCATTATCCTGGGCTCACTCAGATCAATCCCCGCGAACTTCATGGTTCACACCCAGCTCGAGCTTGATGGCCATGAATAAAAAGGTTAGCGTGGCTATCAGGACGGGCAGAAACGGGTCGACGTTCGGGTCGTTGGAATGCACAGCGACCGCGAGGAGGC is part of the Thermococcus sp. JdF3 genome and harbors:
- a CDS encoding AI-2E family transporter — protein: MELEAAVWIAISLVVLYLVWETVSPILSPLILAITLAYILYPFHEHLSRKTGKRVSAFTMTGILTILTFLFMIGFALWINDVKQSLAYYIDAFFRWLLGFHLPPAIYELIQRLAEDIPKRFEEYVLGYTYSLPKLSLQAIVMVFAFYGILVNTETIREEVHALLPQDNRELAIKLLNSAGRTLHGLLRGWLALSILKGVAIAVGFYLFAIADAGGAIAAGIFTIIFELLPVLGGWIVWLAGAAYLFGTGETAAAVVFALYGAVFVSPMPDYILRSRLGERETGVNALISLVGIFGGYIAFGFVGLIIGPVALSLLGTLVEEWKKTKEAASTSGTSS
- the folP gene encoding dihydropteroate synthase, whose protein sequence is MKFAGIDLSEPRIMGVINVSPESFYKGSVRDDEDRLIETAVKMVEDGATFIDIGAKSTAPYLETQIPVEEEVRRAVWAVKAIRDHVDVPISIDTTSARVAEEALKAGADVINDVTGLKGDPKMAEVAGEHGAPVIVCAHGKVRNLSDPIHTVIDLLRESLVVAQRHGIEDVAVDPAIGFLRPEWPPWYEWDSKVLANLNMLKIFGRPILIGVSRKSFIGAITGRKDPAERLPGSLAATAVAVFNGANIIRTHDVRETLDAVRTAAFMRKFRM